A genomic region of Klebsiella sp. RIT-PI-d contains the following coding sequences:
- a CDS encoding DUF3251 domain-containing protein: MTRRYVKVVVLGSLFSLSACAPQSEVRQLHQSVSTLNQEMTKLNQETVKITQQNALNKNSASGVYLLPGANTPARLNSQIGMLRMSLANITPDANGTRLTLRIQGESNDPLPAFSGTVEWGQIQGTTQDHREVNVQNQLITAPASTLAPSDVDLPLQLNGITPEQLGFIRIHDIQPAQQP; the protein is encoded by the coding sequence ATGACAAGACGTTATGTAAAAGTAGTGGTGCTGGGAAGCCTGTTTTCACTCAGCGCCTGCGCACCACAAAGTGAGGTTCGTCAGCTTCATCAGAGCGTCAGCACGCTTAATCAGGAGATGACCAAACTGAACCAAGAGACGGTCAAAATCACCCAGCAAAATGCATTGAATAAAAACTCCGCCAGTGGGGTGTACTTGCTGCCGGGTGCGAATACACCAGCCCGCCTGAATAGCCAGATTGGTATGCTGCGCATGTCGCTTGCCAATATTACACCTGACGCCAACGGGACCCGTCTGACGCTGCGTATTCAGGGTGAATCTAACGATCCGTTACCTGCATTTAGCGGAACCGTTGAATGGGGGCAAATTCAGGGAACAACCCAGGATCACCGCGAGGTTAATGTTCAGAACCAGCTGATCACAGCTCCGGCCAGCACTCTGGCGCCCAGCGATGTTGACCTGCCATTACAACTTAACGGCATTACGCCCGAGCAGTTAGGTTTTATTCGCATCCATGATATTCAGCCTGCACAACAGCCGTAG
- the nrdR gene encoding transcriptional regulator NrdR: MHCPFCLAVDTKVIDSRLVGEGSSVRRRRQCLVCNERFTTFEVAELVMPRVVKSNDVREPFNEDKLRNGILRALEKRPVSADDVEMALNHIKSQLRATGEREIPSKMIGNLVMEQLKKLDKVAYIRFASVYRSFEDIKEFGEEIARLQD; the protein is encoded by the coding sequence ATGCACTGCCCATTCTGTTTAGCCGTAGATACCAAAGTGATTGATTCTCGTCTGGTAGGGGAGGGGTCTTCCGTACGCCGTCGACGTCAGTGTCTGGTATGTAATGAACGTTTCACCACCTTTGAAGTGGCTGAGCTGGTGATGCCCCGGGTGGTGAAAAGTAACGATGTGCGCGAGCCGTTTAATGAGGATAAGCTGCGTAATGGTATTCTTCGGGCGCTGGAAAAACGGCCGGTCAGCGCCGATGACGTTGAAATGGCCCTGAACCATATTAAATCGCAGCTTCGGGCAACCGGTGAACGCGAAATTCCCAGTAAGATGATCGGTAATCTGGTCATGGAACAGCTCAAAAAACTCGATAAGGTCGCCTATATTCGTTTTGCCTCGGTTTATCGCAGCTTTGAAGACATTAAAGAGTTTGGCGAAGAGATCGCCCGCTTACAGGATTAA
- the ribD gene encoding bifunctional diaminohydroxyphosphoribosylaminopyrimidine deaminase/5-amino-6-(5-phosphoribosylamino)uracil reductase RibD — protein MQDEMYMARALKLAQRGRFTTHPNPNVGCVIVKDGRIVGEGYHHRAGEPHAEVHALRMAGENARGATAYVTLEPCSHHGRTPPCCEALINAGITRVVAAMQDPNPQVAGRGLYRLRQEGIEVSHGLMMSEAEALNKGFLKRMRTGFPYVQLKLGASLDGRTAMANGESQWITSPEARRDVQRLRAQSHAILTTSATVLADDPQLTVRWNELSPDTQALYPQAELRQPLRIVVDSGNRVSPAHRIVQQAGDTWFARTHEDARQWPQGTKTLKVAEHNGHLDLVLLFMQLGREQINSLWVEAGATFAGALIAAGLVDELVVYLAPTLLGSDARGLCVLPGLEKLSAAPHFKFSEIRHVGPDICLHLTNI, from the coding sequence ATGCAGGATGAAATGTATATGGCGCGAGCGCTTAAGCTGGCGCAGCGTGGTCGTTTTACAACGCATCCCAACCCTAACGTAGGGTGTGTGATTGTCAAAGACGGCAGGATCGTCGGTGAGGGCTATCATCATCGCGCCGGAGAGCCACATGCAGAAGTGCACGCGCTGCGAATGGCAGGCGAAAATGCCCGCGGGGCGACAGCGTACGTTACGCTTGAGCCGTGCAGTCATCACGGGCGCACGCCCCCATGCTGCGAAGCGCTGATTAATGCTGGTATTACGCGCGTGGTTGCCGCGATGCAGGATCCAAATCCCCAGGTTGCCGGACGCGGACTGTATCGCCTCAGGCAAGAAGGGATTGAGGTTAGTCACGGCCTGATGATGAGCGAGGCTGAAGCGTTAAATAAAGGATTTCTTAAGCGGATGCGTACCGGCTTTCCCTATGTGCAGCTTAAGCTTGGCGCATCGCTTGATGGACGAACCGCGATGGCGAATGGGGAAAGCCAGTGGATCACCTCTCCTGAAGCCCGGCGCGACGTCCAGCGCCTGCGCGCGCAAAGTCACGCCATTCTCACCACCAGCGCCACCGTGCTGGCTGACGATCCGCAGCTCACCGTGCGCTGGAATGAGCTGTCTCCTGATACACAGGCCCTCTATCCGCAGGCAGAACTGCGCCAGCCTTTACGCATTGTGGTGGACAGTGGCAATCGCGTCAGCCCGGCGCATCGGATCGTCCAGCAGGCGGGTGACACCTGGTTTGCGCGTACCCATGAGGATGCACGACAGTGGCCGCAGGGGACAAAAACCCTGAAAGTTGCTGAGCATAATGGTCATCTGGACCTGGTACTGCTGTTCATGCAGCTGGGCCGCGAGCAGATTAACAGTCTCTGGGTTGAAGCGGGAGCAACCTTTGCCGGCGCGCTGATTGCGGCCGGACTGGTCGATGAGCTGGTGGTCTATCTGGCCCCGACGCTGCTGGGGAGCGATGCCCGCGGGCTGTGTGTTCTGCCAGGCCTTGAGAAACTCTCTGCGGCACCCCACTTTAAATTCAGTGAGATACGTCATGTTGGTCCGGATATTTGTTTACATCTGACCAACATATAG
- the ribE gene encoding 6,7-dimethyl-8-ribityllumazine synthase translates to MNIIEANVAAPDARVAITIARFNNFINDSLLEGAIDALKRIGQMKDENITVVWVPGAYELPLAAGALAKTGKYDAVVALGTVIRGGTAHFEYVAGGASNGLAHVAQESEIPVAFGVLTTESIEQAIERAGTKAGNKGAEAALTALEMINVLKAIKA, encoded by the coding sequence ATGAACATTATTGAAGCTAACGTTGCTGCCCCGGACGCTCGCGTCGCCATCACCATCGCGCGTTTTAACAATTTCATCAACGACAGTCTGCTGGAGGGCGCAATTGACGCTCTGAAGCGCATCGGTCAGATGAAAGACGAAAACATCACCGTTGTCTGGGTTCCAGGTGCCTATGAACTGCCTCTGGCAGCGGGCGCGTTGGCCAAAACCGGTAAATATGATGCGGTCGTTGCGCTGGGTACGGTGATCCGTGGTGGCACTGCCCACTTTGAATATGTTGCGGGTGGTGCAAGCAACGGTCTGGCGCATGTCGCTCAGGAGAGCGAAATCCCGGTTGCGTTTGGCGTTCTCACCACTGAAAGTATTGAACAAGCCATCGAACGCGCGGGTACCAAAGCCGGTAACAAAGGTGCAGAAGCTGCACTGACCGCGCTCGAAATGATTAATGTATTGAAAGC